TGCTCAGACTTGAGATGCTTGGCTGAGTAATTCTATGACAGCTTGATACTGACAAGAATTTTGGATCTGTGTCAAACATGGTTGATGGCTGGAGATATTGACAACTCATTGGCTGCCTTGCTGGTAGTCTAGTAGGTGTAATGGTCCTTGGTTATCTAGATCGTTGTTGCCCATCAATCATGGTTGGTATGCACTCAACGTTTGACATGAAAAACTGGAAATTTGGTCCACTTCAAATTTGATGTTCTGATAGCATGTGTTTTCTGATATCAACAAGAAGGATAGAGAGTAAAAGAATGTCATATAATATGCCATCTTGGTTCAGGATTGTACCTAGTTATATATTGAACCGAAGCTCCTCTTTATCAGTCCATCTCAAATCCGACTGGACAAATTGTGTCTAATGATGTGGGTCCTGCACCTTTTAAGAGAATCATTTGCTCACAGCCAAAACACGTTGAAATGAGGATACTTTAAGGCTGCTAAACTATACCTAACAGTTTGTGCCATAGAGAAAATGGAATATATAAGCATCATGTTAACCATAACTCTGTTACATCTTTAAATATTTGTGCCAAGTATATGTTTACAGTTTATGGTCATATACGCATATCTTGTTCTATTTCTCCATGATGCATATGTGCTCATATCCTAATTTGGATCCCTTTTGACAAATTCCCCATGTCTAATAATTCTAAAATGGTGAGACAGAAATGCAGACATTTTGTGTTGGATACTCGTATCCCAGTGTATGCCATCTAGGTCAAAATCATTCCTTGAGTATGATCATAGCTCAAGTTTTTTACTTTTAAAGTTTCAGGTCATTTTGTAGTTTTATGTTGTGTTTTTTTCTCTTAAACTTTCTCTCTTATCTGTTGATTCCTAACTTTTCCCCTGGTTCGATAGATTAGGCATGGTGAAGCTGTTGGAATTATTGGTCCTTCTGGCACTGGGAAATCTACCATTCTGAAGATTATTGCTAGACTTCTTGCTCCAGACAGGGTGAGTAATGCATATTGAGCATGGTTATATAACTgtgttgtatatatatttgttattacTTGGTTCGGTATATACAGAATGCATAATTTGTATTTGCAGGGTGAGGTATATATTCGAGGCAGAAAAAGATTGGGCTTGGTTGGTGATGATGAGATATCTGGTCTTCGAATTGGACTggtaaaattttacttaagcttCAAGTACTGTATTGGAGGGTTTCGAGATGATTTGTTGGTGTTATGACCCATATCtttatttccatttctttaacAGGTTTTCAGAGTGCAGCACTTTTTGATTCTTTGACTGTTCGTGAAAATGTTGGTTTCCTTTTGTAAGAGACAGTATAAATTATTCTTGGAAATACATTACCTTTTTCCTCCTTGTAATTAGGGGGTTATCTTGGattcaattttcccttttccagAATAAGAAATTAGATGAGTTGATTAATGATTGTGTTTATTAATTCTTAGATATGATAACTCAAGCATGTCTAGTGATCAAATCTCAAAGCTTGTAACAGAGAACTTGGCTGATGTCGGCTTAAAGGTGTGCCTGCATTTCAAATTTCTTGGCCTGAACAGCAATAATGAACTGTAATAATTTGTTTTTCATCACTGATTTGATTCCTTGCTGAATATCAATTATCATAGACTTTCTGCTTGTTACTTATTAGTGCTGATAGCAGTATCATGTAACAAGCGAAAACCTTCATCTCCGTACCTCCTTTTTCACTGTGGATGTCTTATCTTTAAGTTTCCAGCTGAACTAAAAAACGAACTTGATGTTCTTTTCAGGGAGTTGAGGAAAGGTTACCTTCTGAGTTGTCTGGAGGAATGAAGAAAAGAGTTGCTTTAGCTCGTTCTATAATTTGTGATATCACCAAAGAATCAATTGAGCCAGAGGTATATTTCTTGGGAACTAATGGATGGTGGATCTTTTGTAATACCTtcgtaataatttttttaccaaaGTTTGCACATCTTGTAGCTACCTCTTTTTGGATCTTAAGGTAAATATATGCAGTCTTGCAAACCAAATCAGTTGAACCACACAAAAGTTGACGTCAACTAGCATCTAGCTGATCTAGTTTGCTATCATATTTTAATCCTGAACCGTAAGAAGATGGAATTTTGTCTGCATTTCAACCCCTGTTATCGAAGTCTGTGTAGATATTTCATAGCTTCTACCAGTGACAGTTCTTGGTATTTGTTTTTCTTGGAGGGGGCTAATTTGAAGATTAAATCGTCTGGAAAAATTGCAATCCTATGGAATACGTTCTAACATTTTTTCATCAAAATCCATGCAGATTTATCTAATTTGATAATAATCTTGTGTGCCTGCATTATACCTGCATGTAATATATGTTATTTCTGCCATCTTAATCCAAACCTAACTTCAATAATTTATTTTGGAGTTCTTATTTGGGGGATGGTCTCCTCAGGCTCCTTATACCCTCCACCTCTGGCTTCAGCCATGGTGATGATTTATAAAATCAGTTTTCATTTGATCTGCCATTTATTTAACTAGCAATGACTGCaagttatttatatttgaatgtAGATAACAGATGAACAAAGCTAGAAATTTAAACTTTCTCATTTATCTGATTATATCTGTATTCTAATTGAATGCAGTAAGTCTAGAATCTTACTATTTCAGAGTCGTTGCAGTTTCTTTGGGCCTCTTATTCTGGCATTCTTGCGAGTAGATTAGAGAGATCTATATGgaagattgaaaatttgaaagttatggttTGACCTAAGCAATAAGGTCATTTGTAGAGTTGCTTAAAACTACTGATGTTTTTAAGATAAGTAGAACTTTCAAAAGGCCCGATGATGCAAAAATTTAACCTGTACTGGAGAGGAAGAGTTAGTTGCTTTGCTTCTGAgatctatttttcttttctttttattaatttaccttAAGGTAGGTCATATCTTGACCATTGGGCTGGTAGAAAATGTCAAAGCTGAGTAGCTTGAAGGCTTATGCGGCTGTGCCAGTCAAGCTTCACATCATCCACATTGATGTAGTAAAATAATTATGCTATTTCATTGTTGCTTCAATGTAGAATGAGGGTTTGAGACATGCTTACTCTTGGCTATATGTGACTCTTCAATTTGGTTGAACTCTTTCTCCCCCCCCCCTTTTATTGTTTTATATCATAGTTGTACTTGTACTTAAGTTTAGCTGCTTTAGATAGGGTTAAGCCCCTTTTAGTTAGCACTCTTtaagtttttgcaattttttttcgtTAATATCATAAAATAAGGCCTCAGTttgaaaatcatgctcttgtcTATATTCAAAAGGGAGAGCATGACAAAATCTCTCCTAGATTCGGGTGACTGCTGGATGCAGACATGGGTCCAGCAGAGGtatgcttaattttttttctaaggtTCTCTATATATTTGGGGGTAGGATCCCCCATGCCCATGTCCAAATATGTCTTGAACATAAGTGTTTGACAAGGGTACTTTTGGGAAATGAAGAGTCCTCATAATGTAGGCAAACTCTTTGAGTTTCAATATATCAGCAAGTAATGCAGTGGAAGCTATTAGGTTTTCCTGATTGTATTTATTATACCAACCGGACTGGCTAGTACTTTAGTGTCAAAGCATGCTTGGTAATTAAATGTTTGGCCTATTATGCATTGATTTCTAGTCTGTCCTGGTTTTGGTCTGTAAAAAGCAACTTTTGTTATCCTGGACAGGTGCTTTTATATGATGAACCAACAGCCGGACTTGATCCAATCGCATCAACTGTTGTTGAAGATCTCATACGCTCCGTCCATACAAAGGATGAGGATGCCATTGGGGAACCTGGAAAGATTGCCTCTTATGTGGTTGTTACTCATCAACATAGTACCATTAAGAGAGCAGTTGACAGGTTTTGTTATGATGTTGTAATTGGTTTTGCTATGATGTGAGATGCCTTACTCAAACAATCTTATATCTGCTTATAGGTTATTGTTTCTCCATGAGGGGAAGGTTGTTTGGCAAGGAATGACTGAAGAATTCACAACGTCGATCAATCCAATTGTTCGACAGGTAATGGCTAAACTAGTTGCATGAGCGAGTTAGTTGAAAACTCGggtttcttttcaataaaatacTTAGCCTCCTTTAGCTACATTTGCCTTTTGCTTTCTGCCTGGAAACCAAAAATAAAGTGTCTTGgtaaaactaaataataattttgaaatagtggaaaatagaaaattaactgAATAACAACAGTTGGGATTTTATTGTTACACAGAACATTGTGttacatattaaattttttaatggtgtgcttgttttataaaatatgatattaCTATTTACAGCATGCATATGTTTTTGGTAACTTTCATGGAAGCGAAATTAGTAGTAAAAGTGACAATAAGTGgagctttatttatttttcattttggtcacagCGCTTTCAAAAGTGATTTAATGAATCAAAAGCTGGCGCACTTTTTTCATTTGTTGATTGTAAAACAttaatacaattatatatatatggaagaGGCTACTCCCTTTTTACAGAATGCACGCAGAGAAGCAGTGAAGCACACAAATACAAGTGTATGCATGGGCATACCCCATTGGATGCTTGCCCTAACACTTTTAAAGAACATTTCTTAGATTATACAATATGGTGTTATTCACTTGACAACTTTGTGCTTTTTGAAACTTTAGAAGGCATCTGCTTATCAGGTCTTAATGTGTTTATTCCTACATATAATTTGCTGAGCTCTTGTTCTTGCTTTTATTCCATTAGCTAGCTATagttttcctttcccttttcccGTACTGATCTGTGGAACAGGGGTCTAGTTTTTGTGTTTATGGTTACCCACTCTGTCTGTCTTTGCATGGCCTGTAATGCAGAGCAGTTAGTTTGGTATCTTTTTGTGCACATACGAATTAACGCATGCAAATGTACATGTATTCTAACTTCCAAACAATCTATTTCTTTGCCGCGCTTTGTTGTTACCTTTTACAGTTTGCATGTGGGAGTTTGGATGGTCCAATCAGATATTAGGGCACATACGAAGGTTGTGGAAGATTAAATATGGTCACTAACGTTCTGCTGCTGTTGAAGTTGTTAGTATGGCACACCCAAATTTTGGCTTCCTTTGAGCTGTTATGCAAAGTTGTTGACATCAGAGTAGAAATTTTGGCACTGAATTTGCTGGCCAATAATGAATTAGTAAGTGCCCCTTTTACCTTTAGCAATCTGTAGCTTCTGTATAGATATAAATCCTAATTACCATACttgcaaaaattacaaaaattctttcttccttttatttattCCCAATATTCTTTTTCAGAGTCTTGGTGGGGAGTGTTTGCTGTTCATCACTTTTTTTTGGAATATTTTCTTTCCATTGACCACAATGTACCAAATAGTATTATTAATTAGTAgtatttttgttttaatcatAGGGATAATTCCTTTTTAGGAGGGGACTAggtaagattttttaaaatttcatgagcGGATTGAGAGTGTGACAATTAtcgtatttatttatataattattttttatttttttattacaccTTATGATACActtcaaaattttaatctaaaCTTTACTGGGAGTGTATCGAAATTTTATCCATATTAAGTTGGTTAAATGTAGGTTGGTTTGATTATGAATTCAATAACTGATGACTAATTTACTTAACCATTTTAACTTAATCTTTAACTAAATTAAACAAGAAAGTTCACTTAACTGATATTGACTTaacaaaataagttaaatattatgAAGTTTTTTAGACTCTATAAGTTAAGAATTTGCTAAGTGAATTATAGAATGTAGTAAAAGAATAAAATGTGACACTTGTCATATCTTCAAGTCgcttttgaaatctaaaaatttcCTTTGATGTGCAGCACAATTGGCCTCCAACTAGAATGaataaaaaaaggtaaatatTTCTTTTGGTACATTAAGCAAGGTAAAAGCACCTCAAGCCCCTCTCAATTTTGATAAAGCAAAATAGTCTTTCTCAAAAACATCgaagtaatttaatatttttttttatttcaaaagaaaGCAATTAGGTACAATTAATCACGCTATTAATGTTTtctatcaattgtataattttaattggtataataacaaattaagcAATTGATGTatacatattttgtcaatttggttttgattctaaaaagattaactaaaaaaataaaaaaattaaaaatatctaaaaaattcaaaaagaatcaATGAAAAAAGACTATATCTtcaaaaactatatataaaaatagatggaatgtgtaaactttgaagtctaaatatattattataccaatcaaaattatataaatgaaaaaCATTTAACATTGGACCCTTACTTGCTCATTTTTTAAGTTGGCGGTGATTAAATTACTCTTGTTTTTAGGGATAAATttgttaatattgaaatttagaaGGATTGAAGAGGTTGTAACACCTCATACTAAACCCACTTGTCGGGTCCAAGCATCGAAATGTTACATTCGTTGCCAAAGCAACTTCAGAGAAATTCAGTTCAATTACCCTTCCTAATCAAGTTAGTAGAACAACttatatctaatataaaattttcgttttcattCCAAGTTTTTAATAGAGCTTTTATTAGTTCTTTCAACGATTTATAAGTCATTTAGGGcctatttgtaatttaattactATGTCATATTATTCATATACATCTATTTCCAATTTCGATATCATATGATTTCTcaaacaaattataaaattacacaacTACTAAAGTATTACAAATAAGTCCATTAATACACCAGATAACAAGTATTCACTTAATGTTTCAACAAATCATTTAAACTACTCTTATGTATAGCAAATCTATCACTTATTACAATTGATTAGCATCACACTTTTCTACTATTTTTCCTCCTCTTCTCTATTCCACATCCTTCTTGTAcgtgtatacatatgtatatgtacatttgATTTAGAGTATAGTATGCTTATGTATATAACATCAATTAAGATTTCTCGGAACATCCCTAGAGGTCAACAGATGAAATGGGGCTCATTCGATCCACTAAAACTGGCCCAATTCATGGAATGGAAACAGTATCCCATCTACTTGAATCGTAGTTAAGTTGAAACCCTCcaataaattgtattttaccaAGATAATTATTGTAAAATCTTAAAGGATAAACATGTATAGAATTTAAATCCTTTAGGACTCTCCTATTGTAGATGAGAACTAATCTTGACGGTTGATATAACTCAATCTATATCGTTGACTCTGgaagagctcaactataaatagaggacCCCCTCTTCATTTGTAATCTCTTTATTCATAGTTAAGCatatttgagagcatttactcaaacatttaGTGTTCAATATTTTCCTTTGGCTTTTCTAGCCCCATGACATATACACACTCTTATTAAGGTTGTCCATTTAAGTGACAAtcactaaattataaattatcttGGTTTATAGAATTCCGAATTAAGATCTACTTGTTGTctctgaaattagactcaatgaaatttttaccataaaattttcagaatttccacataactCAATTAATACAGTAAATTCTTTAAATTTCCCATCTTTTGCTTCTAGGCAGCTTTGACCCTtctctattaaaaattaattatctttcaGTACAAGGTTCATATTATAATGTCGTTTGTTTCTCATGAAAATGGACTcatcaatctttaaaaatataaatttcatcttttaaatgtttttgtaccatttataataaattttcaaagtcaaaatagggaaACTCGATTCCCTATAATTTTCAAAGTCATATATCTCATAATCTAcgattccattgcttacaccgtttcttttatgcaAAACTAGATTTATTAAGCTTAAATCCCATATTTAATTCAACCTTTAAATTGATCTCTATAATTtgtggtgaattttcaaagttaaatcACTACTgatgtccaaaactattttgatgaatatatttGCCCGAAGCATCaatactttataaaatatttgtatttggcttaaagtatcaatacctttaacctagtatcgataccatttaacgattttatgtttagaaaattaaagaaaaattcaaTCTGGGTTATTTCTTCATAAacccatttcatttcaataaattttataagaCTAATAAAAGTATTCAGATTCTACAATTAACTTCACTTATGTTCAGAATTAAACTTTTGTAtttacttcaatttagtccctaatgttatgaaatttatttttcaatacataagcactttaatcaaataattcattataatatatCTTTGTTTCGcacaaatttttttatgtatttcacttttattattttatctacaTATTATCTCaaatttgacaatttagtccttgtcatCATAAAAAAATTCCATATTTTTCCACGATTTCACTTTTATTATACTTTAAGCATATTTCATTATCTCATAACACATCTATTAAACTTTCATCATATTATccttattcacatattaaattgtttcatttataaatattcaagagtttacaatttaatccctatcatcatgaaaattcattatttattataattttaccctAACATcaattcactaacacttaacacTCCATTTTAAGCCTTTATTCTCATACTTTATTTAAATCACAAACTTTTTcactctttacaatttagtcccactATCATAAATTCAATGTAACTTGGAACTGTCATCACACATTCACTTTTTATGTA
The sequence above is drawn from the Gossypium hirsutum isolate 1008001.06 chromosome A05, Gossypium_hirsutum_v2.1, whole genome shotgun sequence genome and encodes:
- the LOC107959421 gene encoding protein TRIGALACTOSYLDIACYLGLYCEROL 3, chloroplastic → MTNTVLLSSSLGLSPIKTTLTKNCDLGIKRSKFCCQIKWRNEQRNIIRAFMAPTRNLGHDGFPGTEFTESSKSGNWSKEVKHEDDSDVLIECRNVYKSFGEKHILRGVSFKIRHGEAVGIIGPSGTGKSTILKIIARLLAPDRGEVYIRGRKRLGLVGDDEISGLRIGLVFQSAALFDSLTVRENVGFLLYDNSSMSSDQISKLVTENLADVGLKGVEERLPSELSGGMKKRVALARSIICDITKESIEPEVLLYDEPTAGLDPIASTVVEDLIRSVHTKDEDAIGEPGKIASYVVVTHQHSTIKRAVDRLLFLHEGKVVWQGMTEEFTTSINPIVRQFACGSLDGPIRY